The Spirosoma sp. SC4-14 DNA window CGAGCTTTAACTGGCCTGCCGGTAAGCAAGCGGAGTCTGGCCGGTTTTGATTTTGAATAGCTTGGTGAAATGCGACGGATGCGCAAAGCCTAGTTCATAAGCGATTTCGCTGATGGGTTTCTCGGTGCTCCACAAGAGTGATTTCGCCGTTTCGATCAGCTTAAGGTGAATATGTTCCTGGGTGGTTTTGCCTGTGTATCTGTGCAGTACGTCCGACAGGTAATTGGGCGATAGGTTGACCCGCGAGGCAAAGTACTTCACATCGGGTAAGCCTGCTTCGGTCAGGTCCTGAGAGAAATAATTGGTCAACAAGGCTTCAAAACGCTGTACGATGTCCTTATTCACCTTCGCACGCGTGATAAACTGCCGGTCGTAAAATCGGTCGCAATAGGTTAATAATGAGTCAAGTTGATTGATAATGAGCGGTTCAGTGTGCTTGTCGACAGGCCGGGAATATTCGCGATGAATAGTGTTTATGCAATCGGTTAGAATCATTTTTTCCTCATCAGAAAGATGTAGTCCTTCGTTCGATTCGTACTGGAAAAACGAATAGCTGTTGATGGTACGTCCAAGATGAGTTCGATTCAACAGATCCGGATGAAAACAAAGCCCCCAGCCTTCCACGGCCGGGCTATCCAGCGTGGGAGCAACTACCTGATTCGGTGCTGTAAACATCAG harbors:
- a CDS encoding helix-turn-helix domain-containing protein: MSQYVDIKSISALHHLYGIARPAHPLITRIDLQQVHRHKLEPDTLYRLGFYTIFYKHLKGTLPYGKSRYDFEEGTLMFTAPNQVVAPTLDSPAVEGWGLCFHPDLLNRTHLGRTINSYSFFQYESNEGLHLSDEEKMILTDCINTIHREYSRPVDKHTEPLIINQLDSLLTYCDRFYDRQFITRAKVNKDIVQRFEALLTNYFSQDLTEAGLPDVKYFASRVNLSPNYLSDVLHRYTGKTTQEHIHLKLIETAKSLLWSTEKPISEIAYELGFAHPSHFTKLFKIKTGQTPLAYRQAS